The following are encoded together in the Blautia obeum ATCC 29174 genome:
- a CDS encoding DUF362 domain-containing protein produces MEKNQIFIKTGTKYKKMTRELLEESNLAELIGDKNKMVGIKPNLVSPSDPANGGTTHPEIVAGILEYLKENGFKNSMILEGSWVGDRTADAFEVCGYRQLCEDYDVEFYDTQKDKSYTKDCCGLELKICESVKKVDFLINVPVMKGHCQTKITCALKNMKGLIPNTEKRHFHSMGLHKPIAHLNVGIHQDFIVVDNICGDLDFEDGGNPVVMNRIWTAMDPVLVDAYVCQQLHYKVSDVPYVKLAGELGVGCSDITKADIRVLGEDIQQNIPERRKVVEVADAVEEVDSCSACYGYLIPALDMLKQEGLLEKLHEKICIGQGYRGKAGELGVGNCTRNFKHHAEGCPPTENQIYEFLKEYISK; encoded by the coding sequence ATGGAAAAAAATCAGATTTTTATAAAAACTGGTACAAAATACAAAAAAATGACCAGGGAACTTCTGGAAGAGAGCAATCTCGCAGAACTGATTGGTGATAAGAATAAAATGGTAGGTATCAAACCTAATCTGGTATCCCCATCAGATCCGGCAAATGGAGGAACAACACATCCGGAAATCGTGGCGGGAATCCTGGAATATCTGAAAGAAAACGGTTTCAAAAACAGTATGATCCTCGAGGGTTCCTGGGTAGGCGACCGTACTGCAGATGCATTCGAAGTGTGCGGTTACCGGCAGCTTTGTGAGGACTATGATGTGGAGTTTTATGATACGCAGAAAGACAAAAGCTATACAAAAGACTGCTGCGGTCTGGAACTGAAAATCTGTGAGAGCGTGAAAAAAGTAGATTTCCTGATCAATGTGCCAGTCATGAAAGGACATTGTCAGACAAAGATTACCTGTGCCCTTAAGAATATGAAGGGATTGATTCCGAACACAGAAAAACGCCATTTTCACTCTATGGGACTACACAAACCGATCGCGCACTTAAATGTTGGTATCCATCAGGATTTTATTGTAGTTGACAATATTTGTGGTGACCTGGATTTTGAGGATGGTGGAAATCCGGTGGTGATGAACCGTATCTGGACTGCCATGGACCCGGTGCTGGTAGATGCGTATGTCTGTCAGCAACTCCATTACAAAGTATCTGATGTTCCATATGTAAAACTTGCCGGTGAGCTTGGCGTTGGTTGCTCTGATATTACTAAAGCAGATATTCGTGTACTGGGAGAAGACATTCAGCAGAACATTCCAGAGAGACGAAAAGTGGTAGAAGTGGCAGATGCGGTAGAAGAAGTTGATTCCTGCAGCGCATGTTATGGCTATCTCATTCCGGCACTCGATATGCTGAAACAGGAGGGACTCCTCGAAAAACTTCACGAAAAAATCTGTATCGGCCAGGGATATAGAGGAAAGGCAGGCGAACTCGGCGTCGGCAACTGCACCAGAAACTTCAAACACCACGCAGAAGGCTGTCCACCAACCGAAAACCAAATCTACGAATTCCTGAAAGAATATATCTCTAAATAA
- a CDS encoding AAA family ATPase yields MNKRIITINRMYGSNGRIIGKALANEMGIGFYDRELIEMASNKKNVPLDQFAEVDEKRPSPWGFPIDNELQIGVDRYPIPMNDVLFGIQREIILSLSDREDCVIVGRCANHILTGDDTLHIFIYAPFETRVKTIMERLDREEKSARKLVKRMDKERRAYYEFFTDQKWMDMGQYDLCIDSSKFSQDAIIQIIKEAAAKK; encoded by the coding sequence ATGAATAAACGTATTATCACAATCAATCGTATGTATGGAAGCAATGGACGAATCATCGGAAAAGCCCTTGCTAATGAAATGGGAATTGGTTTTTATGACAGGGAACTGATCGAAATGGCCAGCAATAAGAAAAATGTTCCTCTCGATCAGTTTGCAGAAGTTGATGAAAAGCGTCCGAGCCCGTGGGGATTTCCAATTGACAACGAACTTCAGATTGGGGTCGATCGCTACCCTATTCCGATGAATGACGTTCTTTTTGGTATTCAAAGAGAGATCATTCTTTCGCTGAGTGACAGAGAAGATTGTGTCATTGTCGGCCGGTGTGCAAATCACATTCTGACAGGCGATGATACACTCCATATTTTTATCTATGCGCCATTTGAAACGCGTGTAAAAACCATCATGGAACGTCTTGACCGTGAAGAAAAGAGTGCACGGAAACTGGTAAAAAGGATGGATAAAGAACGTCGTGCTTATTATGAATTCTTTACCGATCAGAAATGGATGGACATGGGACAGTACGATCTGTGTATCGACAGCAGTAAATTCAGCCAGGATGCAATTATACAGATTATCAAGGAGGCCGCTGCGAAGAAATAG